One genomic window of Paenisporosarcina antarctica includes the following:
- a CDS encoding mandelate racemase/muconate lactonizing enzyme family protein: MIIHSIETFSIAVPLTKPFKTALRTVIIAESIFVKISTEDGFVGWGEAPPTHVITGDSLGSIQFAINHVMGPQLLGLDLHHSERVFQKLHRSMVGNSSAKAAIDMAIHDLLGQLAGLPLVTLLGGYRDTLETDFTVSVNDAEEMAEDAASYVAKGFNMLKIKVGIDDIAKDVERIRAIRQKIGYDTKLRLDANQGWEVKEAVRAIGQMEDAGLDIELIEQPVIAYDITGLQYVTQHTHTPIMADESIFTPRDALRVLQMRAADLINIKLMKAGGIYQALKINALAESYGVECMTGSMIETKLGISAAAHFAASQPNVTRFDFDAPLMLAEDVVDGGIIYDGRNIKFSKEPGLGLNKELMNKRLHRKR, from the coding sequence ATGATCATACATTCGATAGAAACTTTTTCCATTGCGGTACCACTCACAAAACCATTTAAAACAGCGCTACGTACTGTTATAATAGCTGAATCTATTTTTGTGAAAATATCGACTGAAGATGGCTTTGTCGGATGGGGTGAAGCACCACCAACTCATGTTATTACAGGAGATTCACTTGGGAGTATTCAATTTGCGATTAATCATGTAATGGGTCCTCAACTTCTTGGACTGGATTTACATCATTCAGAGCGGGTATTCCAAAAATTGCATCGTTCAATGGTTGGCAATTCAAGTGCAAAAGCGGCAATTGATATGGCCATTCATGATTTGCTGGGTCAACTTGCAGGGCTTCCTTTAGTCACATTGCTTGGAGGATATCGCGATACGCTTGAGACCGATTTCACCGTCAGTGTTAATGATGCGGAAGAAATGGCTGAGGATGCAGCAAGTTATGTAGCAAAAGGTTTTAATATGTTGAAAATAAAAGTAGGCATCGATGATATCGCAAAAGACGTAGAGCGTATTCGGGCGATTCGCCAAAAAATTGGCTATGATACTAAACTTCGACTTGATGCGAACCAAGGTTGGGAAGTCAAAGAAGCGGTCCGAGCAATTGGCCAAATGGAAGATGCAGGTCTTGACATTGAACTGATCGAACAGCCTGTAATAGCATATGATATTACAGGCTTACAATATGTAACACAACATACACATACGCCAATCATGGCAGATGAAAGTATTTTTACTCCGAGAGATGCCCTGCGTGTTTTACAGATGCGAGCAGCCGATTTAATCAATATTAAACTAATGAAAGCTGGAGGCATTTATCAAGCGTTGAAAATAAATGCGTTAGCAGAAAGCTATGGAGTAGAATGCATGACAGGCAGTATGATAGAAACAAAGCTTGGTATTTCGGCAGCCGCACATTTTGCTGCAAGTCAACCAAATGTGACCCGCTTTGATTTTGATGCGCCGCTAATGCTTGCTGAAGATGTAGTGGATGGTGGTATCATCTATGATGGTAGAAATATCAAGTTTTCTAAAGAGCCTGGACTGGGATTAAATAAAGAATTAATGAATAAACGATTACATCGCAAAAGATAG
- a CDS encoding histidine phosphatase family protein: protein MLTLYITRHGQTEWNVQSRMQGWADSPLTATGVSAAIQLGKRLQDVPLHAVYSSTSGRAIDTAQLIIGERHIPLIQKEDLREINVGEWQGMLSSEIERDFADQVKTYYKHPNHFESTSGENFHSLKERVLRTVEEISTTHPAGHVLIVTHGVVKKCLINHFTGAQLDSLWDPPFIHGTSLTMMEIDNESQKFTMIGDMSHAEEARKPTKAQ from the coding sequence ATGTTAACATTATATATTACACGACACGGACAAACCGAATGGAACGTCCAATCACGTATGCAAGGATGGGCAGACTCCCCATTGACTGCAACTGGAGTTTCAGCGGCAATACAATTAGGCAAGCGTCTCCAGGATGTCCCGCTCCACGCCGTATATAGTAGCACAAGTGGCCGTGCAATTGATACTGCTCAACTTATTATAGGGGAACGTCATATTCCTCTCATTCAAAAAGAAGATCTACGAGAAATTAATGTTGGTGAGTGGCAAGGAATGCTTTCTAGTGAAATCGAGCGCGATTTCGCGGATCAAGTAAAAACATATTATAAACATCCAAACCACTTTGAATCGACTTCTGGTGAGAATTTCCACAGCTTAAAAGAACGTGTGTTGCGTACAGTTGAAGAAATTTCGACTACACATCCAGCTGGACATGTGTTGATTGTGACTCATGGTGTTGTGAAAAAATGTTTAATTAATCATTTCACTGGTGCACAGCTAGATTCACTTTGGGATCCACCATTCATTCACGGAACAAGCCTTACTATGATGGAAATCGATAATGAAAGCCAGAAATTTACCATGATAGGCGATATGTCACATGCTGAAGAAGCGAGGAAACCTACTAAAGCGCAATAG
- a CDS encoding sulfite exporter TauE/SafE family protein, protein MDYLLLYFIGVTATTIGTLAGGGGLISLPTMLLLGLPIHSAIGANKVSNTVSSFFSFFTLYKRKQISLKDSLWIIPISLGGGLTGGFIASTLSASNLYLLAICLLAFAFVTSFIGKGSFTGVEPLKLTRVSGPGLFGIGIYDGLFGPGQGTLMLYLFSYLNIAYVKSVGLVRLATFSSCFGAAISYISSGSIIWPLTLALMAGSITGAQLGVRIAEKINPKYVKPILRTVTALLILQLVINNFL, encoded by the coding sequence ATGGATTATCTTTTACTGTATTTTATTGGAGTCACTGCGACTACAATTGGGACACTGGCAGGTGGGGGAGGTTTGATTAGTTTGCCGACAATGCTGCTTCTAGGTTTGCCAATTCATTCAGCCATTGGAGCAAATAAAGTATCTAACACAGTAAGTTCTTTCTTCAGTTTCTTCACGTTGTATAAACGAAAACAAATATCCTTGAAGGATTCTCTTTGGATAATCCCAATTAGTTTAGGTGGAGGTCTCACAGGAGGTTTTATCGCTTCTACTTTATCCGCAAGTAATCTTTATTTACTGGCTATATGTCTTCTAGCGTTTGCTTTTGTAACATCATTTATTGGAAAAGGAAGTTTCACAGGTGTAGAACCATTAAAACTGACACGCGTCAGTGGACCAGGACTTTTTGGAATTGGTATTTATGATGGTCTATTTGGACCCGGACAAGGTACATTAATGCTATATTTGTTTAGTTACTTGAACATTGCGTATGTGAAATCAGTCGGGTTAGTGAGACTTGCCACTTTTTCAAGTTGCTTCGGAGCAGCAATTAGTTATATTTCATCTGGCTCCATTATCTGGCCTTTGACTCTTGCTTTAATGGCTGGATCAATAACTGGGGCTCAACTAGGTGTGAGAATTGCTGAGAAAATAAACCCAAAGTATGTGAAACCAATATTACGAACAGTAACAGCTCTACTTATCCTACAACTAGTTATTAATAACTTCCTCTAG
- a CDS encoding GNAT family N-acetyltransferase, which yields MFAGSKIRLTAIRKEDLPKFRQWNSVESFGRFYNSSPIREESEKNANQLIDDHSDRSYRFAIRPLESEDFLGVCAIEEIVWSHRAAWISIALGPDFHGKGFGKDAMQLLVRYGFNELNLHRLSLTVFSYNQAAISLYESLGFKHEGTYREFIQRDGKRYDMHLYGLLASEYFPNRLR from the coding sequence ATGTTTGCAGGTTCAAAAATTCGTTTAACAGCGATCAGAAAAGAAGACCTACCTAAATTTCGTCAGTGGAATAGTGTTGAATCCTTTGGGCGCTTTTATAATTCTTCTCCAATTCGCGAAGAATCCGAGAAGAATGCCAACCAATTAATTGATGATCATTCAGATCGCAGTTATCGTTTTGCTATTCGCCCGCTTGAGTCTGAAGATTTTTTAGGCGTGTGTGCGATCGAAGAAATTGTTTGGTCACATCGTGCTGCATGGATTTCAATTGCTCTGGGTCCTGATTTTCATGGCAAAGGGTTTGGCAAGGATGCCATGCAATTGTTAGTGAGATATGGGTTCAATGAACTCAATTTACATCGCTTGTCTCTAACTGTATTCAGCTATAATCAAGCGGCTATTAGTCTTTATGAGTCCCTTGGATTTAAACATGAAGGTACGTATCGGGAGTTTATACAACGTGATGGCAAACGCTATGACATGCATTTGTACGGATTGCTAGCTTCAGAATATTTTCCAAATAGGTTGAGGTAA
- a CDS encoding S66 peptidase family protein — protein MRTRPLRLQKGDTIGIIAPSSPPNIENLNRSLAFLEQLGLNVKMGKHVEKINGYLAGTDDERLEDLHDMLTDPNVKGIICAGGGFGAARYADRIDFQLMSEQPKILWGYSDITYLHTTIGQFANVVTFHGPMLASDVGKDTFHELSARMFGQLFEPIELHYTEDISPLTTISRGVAQGELVGGNLSLLVSALGSKYEIDTRGQLLFIEDVSEEPYKVDSMLNQLRLSGKLHDAVGFVVGDFAKAEPKNQKSTLTLTEVLKHYLGDLGKPVVSGFKIGHCEPHFAVPLGVEARLDGDSKTLTILPGVK, from the coding sequence ATGCGCACTAGACCATTACGATTACAAAAAGGGGATACCATTGGGATTATTGCCCCATCAAGTCCACCTAACATAGAGAACTTAAACCGTTCGCTCGCATTTTTAGAACAATTAGGATTGAACGTTAAAATGGGGAAACATGTAGAAAAAATTAATGGCTATTTAGCGGGTACGGATGACGAACGCTTAGAAGACTTACACGATATGCTGACGGATCCAAACGTCAAAGGTATTATTTGCGCAGGAGGAGGTTTCGGAGCAGCTCGCTATGCGGACCGCATCGACTTTCAATTAATGTCTGAGCAGCCTAAGATTTTATGGGGCTATAGTGATATTACCTATTTACATACAACGATTGGGCAATTCGCCAATGTTGTCACATTCCACGGACCTATGCTCGCATCGGATGTCGGAAAAGATACGTTCCATGAATTATCTGCTCGCATGTTTGGACAATTATTCGAACCAATTGAACTGCATTATACAGAAGATATTTCACCATTAACGACCATAAGTAGAGGAGTTGCACAAGGGGAGTTAGTTGGAGGGAATTTATCGTTACTTGTTAGTGCGCTTGGCTCTAAATATGAAATTGATACACGTGGGCAGTTACTGTTTATAGAAGATGTGAGTGAAGAACCATATAAAGTGGATAGCATGTTAAATCAATTGCGTTTATCAGGAAAGCTACATGACGCAGTGGGGTTTGTTGTTGGAGATTTTGCTAAGGCAGAACCCAAAAACCAAAAATCAACATTAACTCTTACTGAAGTGTTGAAACACTACCTAGGTGACTTAGGAAAGCCAGTTGTCTCAGGCTTTAAAATAGGTCACTGTGAACCACATTTTGCAGTACCCCTTGGAGTGGAAGCGCGTTTAGATGGAGATAGTAAAACATTGACGATTTTACCAGGCGTCAAATAA
- a CDS encoding C40 family peptidase, producing the protein MIYHSSTTWVCSVAVATVWTSPESVRQIDAPGFENPVRLPKWLEALNYEDLLDLCEDNRVQTQVLYGEPVLIDEIVGDWAKVNCIWQFSKKDERGYPGWIPLAQLKEMERISDFGYAKVRLPKVQLFSKHREPLLVVPFNTILPVIDDLDDHTVVHTPHGDALILSEDIERAPGIESFIERIGVEVVSCASKFVDIPYFWGGMSSYGYDCSGFSYNMFKGHGYFIPRDADDQAKHGEEIDLNDTSQWEVGDLLFFANEGSNKVRHVGIYYGNGQMIHSPSTGQSVEIIILAGTKYAKELCAVSRYARTEEESL; encoded by the coding sequence ATGATATATCATTCATCGACAACATGGGTGTGTTCAGTTGCAGTTGCAACGGTTTGGACATCACCTGAATCAGTACGTCAAATAGATGCACCGGGTTTTGAGAATCCAGTTCGTTTGCCGAAATGGCTAGAAGCGTTAAATTATGAGGACTTGCTTGATTTATGCGAGGATAACCGCGTCCAAACTCAAGTGCTATACGGTGAACCAGTGTTAATTGACGAAATCGTCGGGGACTGGGCGAAAGTGAATTGTATATGGCAGTTTTCTAAAAAAGACGAACGAGGCTATCCTGGATGGATTCCTCTTGCTCAGCTTAAAGAAATGGAACGTATTTCTGACTTCGGCTATGCAAAAGTACGTCTCCCAAAAGTGCAACTTTTTTCGAAGCATAGAGAACCTTTATTAGTTGTTCCTTTTAATACCATTCTTCCAGTTATCGATGATCTAGATGATCATACGGTAGTCCATACGCCACACGGAGATGCACTAATTTTAAGCGAAGATATCGAACGTGCACCAGGTATTGAATCCTTCATTGAACGCATCGGTGTGGAAGTAGTGTCATGTGCCTCTAAATTTGTAGATATTCCTTATTTTTGGGGTGGTATGTCTTCATATGGCTATGATTGTTCTGGATTTAGTTACAATATGTTTAAAGGACATGGTTATTTCATTCCACGAGATGCAGATGACCAAGCGAAGCATGGTGAAGAAATTGATTTAAATGACACTAGTCAGTGGGAAGTTGGAGATTTATTATTCTTTGCTAATGAAGGATCAAACAAAGTTCGACACGTTGGGATTTATTATGGTAATGGCCAAATGATTCACTCTCCATCAACTGGTCAATCCGTTGAAATTATTATATTAGCTGGAACCAAGTATGCGAAAGAGTTGTGCGCGGTAAGTCGCTACGCAAGAACCGAGGAGGAATCACTATGA
- a CDS encoding M55 family metallopeptidase, whose translation MKFFISVDMEGITGLPDHTFVDSKKHNYEHARRIMTNEANAIIEGLLKKGSTEIVVNDSHSQMNNLLVEELHPEAMLITGGVKPYSMVQALDETYDGAIFAGYHARAGQPGVMSHSMTFGVRNIYINDVEIGELGFNAYVAGHFGVPVILVAGDDGACREAEALIPNVTTVAVKESITRQAVKTMHPKKSQALLTEEIQKAVDNRHLVKPLIPPKNPVLRIEFTNYGQAEWAALMPGCEIEPGTTIVKFEAKDILEAYRAMLVEVELASQTTFC comes from the coding sequence ATGAAATTTTTCATCTCAGTCGATATGGAAGGGATTACAGGTTTACCTGATCACACTTTCGTAGATTCGAAGAAACACAACTATGAACACGCCCGTCGTATCATGACAAATGAAGCAAATGCTATTATTGAAGGTTTACTGAAAAAAGGCTCCACCGAGATCGTGGTGAACGATAGTCATTCGCAAATGAATAACTTACTTGTAGAAGAATTACATCCAGAAGCGATGCTTATAACGGGTGGAGTTAAGCCTTACTCGATGGTACAAGCGTTGGATGAAACATACGATGGGGCAATTTTTGCTGGATATCATGCGCGAGCTGGTCAACCTGGAGTCATGAGTCACTCTATGACTTTTGGCGTCCGCAACATCTACATAAATGACGTGGAAATTGGAGAACTTGGGTTCAATGCATATGTGGCAGGTCATTTTGGGGTACCAGTCATATTGGTGGCAGGTGACGATGGGGCATGCCGTGAAGCGGAAGCACTCATTCCAAATGTTACGACAGTTGCAGTGAAAGAATCGATTACACGCCAAGCGGTAAAAACGATGCATCCCAAAAAGTCACAGGCATTATTAACGGAAGAAATTCAAAAAGCGGTAGACAATCGACATTTGGTAAAACCACTCATACCACCAAAAAATCCAGTACTACGAATTGAATTTACGAACTATGGCCAAGCCGAGTGGGCAGCGCTTATGCCGGGATGTGAAATAGAACCTGGGACGACAATTGTAAAATTTGAAGCAAAAGATATTTTGGAAGCGTACCGTGCCATGTTAGTGGAAGTGGAATTAGCGAGCCAAACAACGTTTTGCTAA